One Argentina anserina chromosome 6, drPotAnse1.1, whole genome shotgun sequence genomic window, GTTGGGCCTTCCAACAACAATCTGGAGTCAACAACAATCTGGAGTAAAAAGTTGGGTCTTTATCAGAAAATGGATTCGCAAGGCCcagttgaaaagaaaaaaagtcaaaaactAGTGAAGGAAGTTCCAGTGTTTATCTACTGATTTTCTGCTCTCAGCCTCACACGTGTGATCACAGACGGCCATTTGAAAAGGGGAAGTTGAAAGGCTAACGGCCTCGAGCGATGAACACCAAACAATAATAGcgaaaaaaaacgaaaaagaaaaaaagaaaaaaagaaaaaaagaaaaaaagaagaagaagaagagagagagatgctGAGCAGAGCAGCTTCTCTTTGTGTATCTGCAAACCCATCAAAGCAATTGGTGTTGTCCAGCAGCAGGAACTGTCAGTTACCGAATTATAACAGTATCTCATCacatgctgctgctgctgctgctgctgtgaGAGTGAGCATCGCATGGAACAACAAGTCCTCTAGAATGTCCAGAATGCAGAGTTTCACTACCCGAGCAACCGCGCAGCCTCTCACCAATGCTGATGAGCTCATCGACTCTGTCGAGACCTTCATCTTCGACTGCGatggtcttcttcttcttctttttctttcagctTCAACTTTCCTCCCCAATATCAACATGAAATTGAATTCAACGTTGGAATTGGCGATTGTAGAACAGttataatttcttttattcCGTTTGGACTAGTGATTAGAGACTCGGAGTTATATGCCATATGCAAAAGCTAGGGTACAGCACCAACTATTCCGTTTATCCTTGATTGTTAGTTTTGGGATTTTGTGAAGTGAACAACCATGTATTCAATTACAAGTGTTGGTTTGGTGATTGCAGGTTGCTTACAAATTTCGATTGTCAAAGTAGTTAGGTGGCTCTAAGGATTGCTGAATAATGTTTTATCGAATAATGTTATGCTATGAAACAATCTTAGGATATATGCACAACTATACACACACGTTTTCAGATGGCACTCCACAACTGAACAATGTTTGTACTTATGGGAAAACTGCAGGAGTTATATGGAAAGGAGATAAGCTGATAGATGGTGTTCCAGAAACTCTTGATATGCTGCGCTCCAAGGTCTGCTGGTGACTCTAGACGCTAGTCATGGAGAATTATCGTTATACTTATACATATGACTAGAAATATAATGTCTATTTTACTGTATTGAATTCAACTATTTGTTTAGGCAGGTGGACTTAAATGTAGCATGATATTCTCTTCTTTGTCAGCATAAAGACATGGTGATTATTTTTAGAGATGAGTATTGTTATGCGGCCTCAAATTTTTGCATATTGTCTTTCCTTCAGGGAAAACGACTAGTCTTTGTTACCAACAACTCAACAAAATCTAGGAAGCAATATGGTAAAAAGTTCGAAACACTTGGTCTGAATGTCAGTGAGGTCAGTTTACTCACCTATTTCTTCGAGTGTTCACAAATTTCAGTATGCCAGTAATGCTAACCTCAATGAACAATTGCAGGAGGAAATTTTTGCTTCATCATTTGCTTCTGCTGCCTATTTGAAGTCCATAAATTTTCCTAAAGATAAAAAGGTACTTGCACGTGAAGCATAAACTCAAAGGGATTCCACTTATAGCAGTGGAATATGTAAaggttttttgttgttgtttatatTTCATTCAATATTTTAATAGTTCTTgaatatttataaatattgCTTACTTTAGTATATAGAGTTCTTGTAGTTCTTGAATGACACATGGATTATAGTACACGCTAGTGATGAATCTAGATGATAAAAGACTGATGATCTGGAATCCTATAGGTTTATGTGATTGGCGAGGATGGAATCTTGAAGGAGCTCGAGCTTGCTGGTTTTCAATACCTTGGTGGACCAGTGAGTAGAAGTCCCAACTTAGCCTAAATATCCTTACTTGCCACCTTTTTGTCTGTCTATATTCTCTTATTTAATCTATAGATTAAAAGTTGTGATATCAATGTAACTTATAAGAGCATTACACAGGAAGATGGAGGGAAGAAGATAGAGCTGAAGCCTGGGTTTCTGATGGAGCATGATGAGAGCGTATACCTCTGTCCTTTGTTGTTTCATATAACTGCTTTTAATGGTTGTTTTCTTTTAACTTTTGGCACTGATAAAAATTACGAGTATACCTTTCTCTTCTGCATTTTCTTCGAGCCACAAACATAGAACTAGATTTTTTTCTTGCTCTGGACttaaatattaataattttgtttatttatcgTTTTGTAGGTTGGAGCAGTTGTGGTTGGATTTGATCGATATGTCAACTACTTCAAAATTCAGTAAGTTTTGTTGATTCCTGAAATGTCCAGTACAACTGTCTTGTATCTGCTGTATCTCTGCACTGTCTTTTTGGTTACAAGGTACTGTATTTTCTTTATCACTAGAATGAGGAGAATCATGCTCGATCATGTACCTTTTGTATcagattctttttgtttgGGAAGATTGTTAGGACTGTGGTTTGCAGTGAATTCAGGACAGACAATATAGTTTTAGTCCTGAAGGTTTTGATTGAAAAATTAATCCCACATCACAGACAAGTGTTTGATCATCTCCTTCTAACCTTCTGTGGACTGTATTTGTgcttaaatttgaaagtttgtaaaaattatgttaaaaaacAGAAATGTGCAGTCTCTATTATGGTAAGCAGCTTCTTAGATCTTCTACTTTACGACTCCGCAAAATATAGATGAAAAGTAAACAGAAAACAACACAGCAGATGTATAGAGGTTGGGCAGAACTTTTGCCTACTCCTttgtgatctctcttgagagaTTTACTAGTACTGAATAATTTAGGTACAAGTACTTATTGCAGACGGAGGGTATAGCTTCTATCTCTATATCACCCTTGGCTCTAAACACTAGACCTaactcctctctctctttaaCCAAAACCCCCCCTGCAGCCCTATTGCTGCTGATACAATATTTAAGGATTCCTACACAAAATATCAGAAATCCTTGCAGCATCCTACGAGATTACTTTCCTAAAGCTTATAGAAAATACCTCTTTCCTTTTCTGGATCAGATTTGCCTGCAAATCCTAACTCTCCATATTGAATCAACAAGCCAAAAAACACAACATTATTTAGTATTAATTTATCAACACTCTTGGTCTAGTGATACTGTACTCCATAGTGTATCTGACATGTCAAGTTGGGATCCACCTCTGCACATTTATACCTCTTTGTTCTTTTATGAACTGATTTCTGCTGAAATTTGCTTTTCTTTAGAGCTCTTTAGAATCTAACGCATAAAcagaaagtaatttacattatACTATATTAAGTGCCAATTTACCAACTAACTATTGGTCTAGTGACAGTTTCGGACCAGGTTTTGGGGCCTATCAAGTTCAAAttccctctcctcctcctctcttgTCAACCAAGAAGACCCTAGTATCAATATCAAATAAGTAGTTTGTTGTTATAGGCTCTCAGGTATctgtatatatttagttaatgTTGTATAATTGTAGGTATGGGACACTTTGTATACGTGAAAACCCTGGATGTCTTTTCATTGCAACAAATCGTGATGCTGTCACTCATCTCACAGATGCTCAGGAATGGGCAGGTTTAGTTCTCCCCTTCATCCACTTTGCATATAGATTACTTCTTCCATTTTGCATATAGAGTACTTTTTTTTGAATGTCTTGCACAAATGTTTTGCTCGTTAGAATTCTGCGTAAATAGCTGTGAGGATTTTTTTAATACCAGAATGCCACCGCCAGCTGCTGTGTTGGGTTGTTCGATATGTTTTTATGTACCTTCTTGACTCAAAAGAGCCGGCTGGGCAAGTGCTAAGGAAATTGATAAAGGTTCTATTGGAATATGGAGATTTTGTCCTTCAATCTTCAAATAATTGTCCACAATTATAAGTAAATaactgtgtatatatatatatatatatatatatatatataaagtggAAGTGGATAATTTGGTACTAATTGAACTTTAGACTTTATTATCAAATGCTATTACGTTTTGTAGCCATAAAACATTTCACCTGACATGATATAAGTATAATGTTGTCTTTGTTAAAGAGATCCTCAGAATCATTACTTTGCAGTCCTAGGATTTCAAATGAAACTTGGTTTCAGTTTAGTGTATCACACCGTACCAAACTCTATGGAGTCTTTGCCTTTGAGTTGGTTATATCTGTCATGATGTTCTACTAAATACTAAATGTAGTCTTCCACTTTCAGGTGGTGGTTCCATGGTTGGTGCTATCCAAGGATCTACTCAGCGTGAACCACTGGTTGTGGGGAAGCCTTCGACATTTATGATGGACTACTTGGCAAATGAGTAAGTCAAATGCTTTGTTTGTTTAGTCGTATGTTTAACTGTTAATGAAATTAGCCAATAACATCAGCAGTGTTTATTATATGCAAAGACTTGTATCTGCTAGGAAGTTTCTTGCTATACAACACTCAGATAGTCTTCCATCACATATGTGATTTGAAGTGAAGTAGCGAACATGGCAGAACTTGCACATCTTGAGTGATTTtgaattatgaatttcatGAAAGCATTCCTGTCATGAAAAATCATGATATGTGTATAATGGCTTATACCGGTCACCTGAATTTGATGAATGACAGATTTGGCATTCTGAAGTCACAAATTTGCATGGTCGGGGACAGATTGGATACTGATATTCTGTTTGGACAAAATGGTGGTTGCAAAACTCTTCTTGTACTCTCAGGTAGACAAGTTCTTCATAATTGGGCCAAATTTActtcattgttttggtgtttttga contains:
- the LOC126798036 gene encoding phosphoglycolate phosphatase 1A, chloroplastic-like yields the protein MLSRAASLCVSANPSKQLVLSSSRNCQLPNYNSISSHAAAAAAAVRVSIAWNNKSSRMSRMQSFTTRATAQPLTNADELIDSVETFIFDCDGVIWKGDKLIDGVPETLDMLRSKGKRLVFVTNNSTKSRKQYGKKFETLGLNVSEEEIFASSFASAAYLKSINFPKDKKVYVIGEDGILKELELAGFQYLGGPEDGGKKIELKPGFLMEHDESVGAVVVGFDRYVNYFKIQYGTLCIRENPGCLFIATNRDAVTHLTDAQEWAGGGSMVGAIQGSTQREPLVVGKPSTFMMDYLANEFGILKSQICMVGDRLDTDILFGQNGGCKTLLVLSGVTTLSVLQNPGNTIQPDFYTNKISDFLSLKATTV